In a single window of the Equus quagga isolate Etosha38 chromosome 7, UCLA_HA_Equagga_1.0, whole genome shotgun sequence genome:
- the CNOT6 gene encoding CCR4-NOT transcription complex subunit 6 isoform X2, which yields MPKEKYEPPDPRRMYTIMSSEEAANGKKSHWAELEISGKVRSLSSSLWSLTHLTALHLSDNSLSRIPSDIAKLHNLVYLDLSSNKIRSLPAELGNMVSLRELHLNNNLLRVLPFELGKLFQLQTLGLKGNPLTQDILNLYLEPDGTRRLLNYLLDNLAVSTEQPPPRSWIMLQEPDRTRPTALFSVMCYNVLCDKYATRQLYGYCPSWALNWDYRKKAIIQEILSCNADIVSLQEVETEQYYSFFLVELKERGYNGFFSPKSRARTMSEQERKHVDGCAIFFKTEKFTLVQKHTVEFNQLAMANSEGSEAMLNRVMTKDNIGVAVLLELRKELIEMSSGKPHLGTEKQLILVANAHMHWDPEYSDVKLVQTMMFLSEVKNIIDKASRSLQSSVLGEFGAIPLVLCADLNSLPDSGVVEYLSTGGVETNHKDFKELRYNESLTNFSCNGKNGTTNGRITHGFKLKSAYESGLMPYTNYTFDFKGIIDYIFYSKPQLNTLGILGPLDHHWLVENNISGCPHPLIPSDHFSLFAQLELLLPFLPQVNGIHLPSRR from the exons gaAAAGTAAGAAGCTTAAGCTCATCTTTGTGGTCACTAACTCACCTGACAGCTTTGCATCTGAGTGACAATTCCCTGTCCCGTATTCCTTCAGACATTGCCAAGCTTCACAATCTGGTGTATCTGGACCTGTCTTCTAATAAAATCCGGAGTTTACCGGCAGAACTCGGAAACATGGTATCACTCAG GGAACTCCATTTAAATAACAACCTGTTACGAGTTCTACCTTTTGAGCTGGGAAAACTGTTTCAGTTGCAGACTTTAGGCCTGAAAG gaAATCCACTTACCCAAGATATACTGAACCTCTATTTGGAACCAGATGGAACAAGAAGGCTACTGAACTATTTGCTTGATAATTTGGCAG TTTCAACAGAACAACCACCTCCAAGATCTTGGATTATGTTACAAGAACCAGACAGAACAAGGCCTACTG CCTTGTTTTCTGTCATGTGCTACAATGTTCTTTGTGATAAATACGCGACCCGGCAGTTATACGGCTACTGTCCATCATGGGCGCTAAACTGGGACTACAGGAAAAAGGCCATTATTCAAGAAATCTTGAGCTGCAATGCTGATATCGTAAGTCTTCAG GAGGTTGAAACAGAACAGTATTACAGTTTTTTTCTGGTAGAACTGAAAGAACGTGGCTATAATGGATTCTTTAGTCCTAAATCTAGAGCTAGGACAATgtcagaacaagaaagaaaacatgttgATGGCTGTGCAATATTCTTCAAGACAGAAAA atttactTTGGTTCAGAAACACACTGTTGAATTTAATCAGCTAGCGATGGCAAATTCAGAAGGGTCTGAAGCTATGCTGAACAGAGTCATGACAAAAGATAACATTGGAGTTGCAGTACTGCTAGAACTTCGAAAGGAATTGATTGAAATGTCAT CTGGAAAGCCACATCTCGGAACAGAAAAACAACTGATTCTTGTGGCTAATGCTCATATGCATTGGGACCCTGAATACTCTGATGTGAAGTTGGTTCAGACAATGATGTTCCTCTCAGAAGTGAAGAACATTATTGACAAAGCCTCACGGAGCCTCCAGTCCAGTGTGTTGGGAGAGTTTGGAGCTATTCCACTGGTGTTGTGTGCAGATCTTAATTCTTTGCCAGACTCTG gtGTTGTAGAATATTTGAGCACTGGTGGAGTAGAAACAAACCATAAAGACTTTAAGGAGCTGAGATATAATGAAAGTCTCACAAACTTCAGCTGCAATGGGAAAAATGGGACGACCAATGGCAGGATCACGCATGGGTTCAAGTTAAAGAGTGCCTACGAGAGTGGCCTGATGCCCTACACGAACTACACCTTCGATTTCAAG GGTATAATTGACTACATCTTTTACTCTAAACCTCAACTGAACACTTTAGGCATCCTGGGACCTCTGGATCACCATTGGCTAGTTGAGAATAATATCAGCGGCTGCCCACACCCACTCATCCCCTCTGATCACTTCTCACTTTTTGCACAACTGGAGCTCTTACTGCCTTTCCTGCCCCAAGTTAACGGCATTCACCTTCCCAGCAGGAGGTAG
- the CNOT6 gene encoding CCR4-NOT transcription complex subunit 6 isoform X4 gives MPKEKYEPPDPRRMYTIMSSEEAANGKKSHWAELEISGKVRSLSSSLWSLTHLTALHLSDNSLSRIPSDIAKLHNLVYLDLSSNKIRSLPAELGNMVSLRELHLNNNLLRVLPFELGKLFQLQTLGLKGNPLTQDILNLYLEPDGTRRLLNYLLDNLAGTAKRISTEQPPPRSWIMLQEPDRTRPTALFSVMCYNVLCDKYATRQLYGYCPSWALNWDYRKKAIIQEILSCNADIVSLQEVETEQYYSFFLVELKERGYNGFFSPKSRARTMSEQERKHVDGCAIFFKTEKFTLVQKHTVEFNQLAMANSEGSEAMLNRVMTKDNIGVAVLLELRKELIEMSSGKPHLGTEKQLILVANAHMHWDPEYSDVKLVQTMMFLSEVKNIIDKASRSLQSSVLGEFGAIPLVLCADLNSLPDSAPCLFSLLYTRILFLGLACLRTCTHTCTLWRG, from the exons gaAAAGTAAGAAGCTTAAGCTCATCTTTGTGGTCACTAACTCACCTGACAGCTTTGCATCTGAGTGACAATTCCCTGTCCCGTATTCCTTCAGACATTGCCAAGCTTCACAATCTGGTGTATCTGGACCTGTCTTCTAATAAAATCCGGAGTTTACCGGCAGAACTCGGAAACATGGTATCACTCAG GGAACTCCATTTAAATAACAACCTGTTACGAGTTCTACCTTTTGAGCTGGGAAAACTGTTTCAGTTGCAGACTTTAGGCCTGAAAG gaAATCCACTTACCCAAGATATACTGAACCTCTATTTGGAACCAGATGGAACAAGAAGGCTACTGAACTATTTGCTTGATAATTTGGCAGGTACTGCAAAAAGAA TTTCAACAGAACAACCACCTCCAAGATCTTGGATTATGTTACAAGAACCAGACAGAACAAGGCCTACTG CCTTGTTTTCTGTCATGTGCTACAATGTTCTTTGTGATAAATACGCGACCCGGCAGTTATACGGCTACTGTCCATCATGGGCGCTAAACTGGGACTACAGGAAAAAGGCCATTATTCAAGAAATCTTGAGCTGCAATGCTGATATCGTAAGTCTTCAG GAGGTTGAAACAGAACAGTATTACAGTTTTTTTCTGGTAGAACTGAAAGAACGTGGCTATAATGGATTCTTTAGTCCTAAATCTAGAGCTAGGACAATgtcagaacaagaaagaaaacatgttgATGGCTGTGCAATATTCTTCAAGACAGAAAA atttactTTGGTTCAGAAACACACTGTTGAATTTAATCAGCTAGCGATGGCAAATTCAGAAGGGTCTGAAGCTATGCTGAACAGAGTCATGACAAAAGATAACATTGGAGTTGCAGTACTGCTAGAACTTCGAAAGGAATTGATTGAAATGTCAT CTGGAAAGCCACATCTCGGAACAGAAAAACAACTGATTCTTGTGGCTAATGCTCATATGCATTGGGACCCTGAATACTCTGATGTGAAGTTGGTTCAGACAATGATGTTCCTCTCAGAAGTGAAGAACATTATTGACAAAGCCTCACGGAGCCTCCAGTCCAGTGTGTTGGGAGAGTTTGGAGCTATTCCACTGGTGTTGTGTGCAGATCTTAATTCTTTGCCAGACTCTG ctccttgtttattctctctcctgTACACAAGAATACTTTTTCTTGGACTTGCATGCTTGcgtacgtgcacacacacatgcacactttgGAGGGGTTAA
- the CNOT6 gene encoding CCR4-NOT transcription complex subunit 6 isoform X1: MPKEKYEPPDPRRMYTIMSSEEAANGKKSHWAELEISGKVRSLSSSLWSLTHLTALHLSDNSLSRIPSDIAKLHNLVYLDLSSNKIRSLPAELGNMVSLRELHLNNNLLRVLPFELGKLFQLQTLGLKGNPLTQDILNLYLEPDGTRRLLNYLLDNLAGTAKRISTEQPPPRSWIMLQEPDRTRPTALFSVMCYNVLCDKYATRQLYGYCPSWALNWDYRKKAIIQEILSCNADIVSLQEVETEQYYSFFLVELKERGYNGFFSPKSRARTMSEQERKHVDGCAIFFKTEKFTLVQKHTVEFNQLAMANSEGSEAMLNRVMTKDNIGVAVLLELRKELIEMSSGKPHLGTEKQLILVANAHMHWDPEYSDVKLVQTMMFLSEVKNIIDKASRSLQSSVLGEFGAIPLVLCADLNSLPDSGVVEYLSTGGVETNHKDFKELRYNESLTNFSCNGKNGTTNGRITHGFKLKSAYESGLMPYTNYTFDFKGIIDYIFYSKPQLNTLGILGPLDHHWLVENNISGCPHPLIPSDHFSLFAQLELLLPFLPQVNGIHLPSRR; the protein is encoded by the exons gaAAAGTAAGAAGCTTAAGCTCATCTTTGTGGTCACTAACTCACCTGACAGCTTTGCATCTGAGTGACAATTCCCTGTCCCGTATTCCTTCAGACATTGCCAAGCTTCACAATCTGGTGTATCTGGACCTGTCTTCTAATAAAATCCGGAGTTTACCGGCAGAACTCGGAAACATGGTATCACTCAG GGAACTCCATTTAAATAACAACCTGTTACGAGTTCTACCTTTTGAGCTGGGAAAACTGTTTCAGTTGCAGACTTTAGGCCTGAAAG gaAATCCACTTACCCAAGATATACTGAACCTCTATTTGGAACCAGATGGAACAAGAAGGCTACTGAACTATTTGCTTGATAATTTGGCAGGTACTGCAAAAAGAA TTTCAACAGAACAACCACCTCCAAGATCTTGGATTATGTTACAAGAACCAGACAGAACAAGGCCTACTG CCTTGTTTTCTGTCATGTGCTACAATGTTCTTTGTGATAAATACGCGACCCGGCAGTTATACGGCTACTGTCCATCATGGGCGCTAAACTGGGACTACAGGAAAAAGGCCATTATTCAAGAAATCTTGAGCTGCAATGCTGATATCGTAAGTCTTCAG GAGGTTGAAACAGAACAGTATTACAGTTTTTTTCTGGTAGAACTGAAAGAACGTGGCTATAATGGATTCTTTAGTCCTAAATCTAGAGCTAGGACAATgtcagaacaagaaagaaaacatgttgATGGCTGTGCAATATTCTTCAAGACAGAAAA atttactTTGGTTCAGAAACACACTGTTGAATTTAATCAGCTAGCGATGGCAAATTCAGAAGGGTCTGAAGCTATGCTGAACAGAGTCATGACAAAAGATAACATTGGAGTTGCAGTACTGCTAGAACTTCGAAAGGAATTGATTGAAATGTCAT CTGGAAAGCCACATCTCGGAACAGAAAAACAACTGATTCTTGTGGCTAATGCTCATATGCATTGGGACCCTGAATACTCTGATGTGAAGTTGGTTCAGACAATGATGTTCCTCTCAGAAGTGAAGAACATTATTGACAAAGCCTCACGGAGCCTCCAGTCCAGTGTGTTGGGAGAGTTTGGAGCTATTCCACTGGTGTTGTGTGCAGATCTTAATTCTTTGCCAGACTCTG gtGTTGTAGAATATTTGAGCACTGGTGGAGTAGAAACAAACCATAAAGACTTTAAGGAGCTGAGATATAATGAAAGTCTCACAAACTTCAGCTGCAATGGGAAAAATGGGACGACCAATGGCAGGATCACGCATGGGTTCAAGTTAAAGAGTGCCTACGAGAGTGGCCTGATGCCCTACACGAACTACACCTTCGATTTCAAG GGTATAATTGACTACATCTTTTACTCTAAACCTCAACTGAACACTTTAGGCATCCTGGGACCTCTGGATCACCATTGGCTAGTTGAGAATAATATCAGCGGCTGCCCACACCCACTCATCCCCTCTGATCACTTCTCACTTTTTGCACAACTGGAGCTCTTACTGCCTTTCCTGCCCCAAGTTAACGGCATTCACCTTCCCAGCAGGAGGTAG
- the CNOT6 gene encoding CCR4-NOT transcription complex subunit 6 isoform X3: MPKEKYEPPDPRRMYTIMSSEEAANGKKSHWAELEISGKVRSLSSSLWSLTHLTALHLSDNSLSRIPSDIAKLHNLVYLDLSSNKIRSLPAELGNMVSLRELHLNNNLLRVLPFELGKLFQLQTLGLKGNPLTQDILNLYLEPDGTRRLLNYLLDNLAGTAKRISTEQPPPRSWIMLQEPDRTRPTALFSVMCYNVLCDKYATRQLYGYCPSWALNWDYRKKAIIQEILSCNADIVSLQEVETEQYYSFFLVELKERGYNGFFSPKSRARTMSEQERKHVDGCAIFFKTEKFTLVQKHTVEFNQLAMANSEGSEAMLNRVMTKDNIGVAVLLELRKELIEMSSGKPHLGTEKQLILVANAHMHWDPEYSDVKLVQTMMFLSEVKNIIDKASRSLQSSVLGEFGAIPLVLCADLNSLPDSGVVEYLSTGGVETNHKDFKELRYNESLTNFSCNGKNGTTNGRITHGFKLKSAYESGLMPYTNYTFDFKLRTFSWTSDNLSMKPCVVMKTIYRREKLHSERSGHLWTECNGWYMYILIFLNL, from the exons gaAAAGTAAGAAGCTTAAGCTCATCTTTGTGGTCACTAACTCACCTGACAGCTTTGCATCTGAGTGACAATTCCCTGTCCCGTATTCCTTCAGACATTGCCAAGCTTCACAATCTGGTGTATCTGGACCTGTCTTCTAATAAAATCCGGAGTTTACCGGCAGAACTCGGAAACATGGTATCACTCAG GGAACTCCATTTAAATAACAACCTGTTACGAGTTCTACCTTTTGAGCTGGGAAAACTGTTTCAGTTGCAGACTTTAGGCCTGAAAG gaAATCCACTTACCCAAGATATACTGAACCTCTATTTGGAACCAGATGGAACAAGAAGGCTACTGAACTATTTGCTTGATAATTTGGCAGGTACTGCAAAAAGAA TTTCAACAGAACAACCACCTCCAAGATCTTGGATTATGTTACAAGAACCAGACAGAACAAGGCCTACTG CCTTGTTTTCTGTCATGTGCTACAATGTTCTTTGTGATAAATACGCGACCCGGCAGTTATACGGCTACTGTCCATCATGGGCGCTAAACTGGGACTACAGGAAAAAGGCCATTATTCAAGAAATCTTGAGCTGCAATGCTGATATCGTAAGTCTTCAG GAGGTTGAAACAGAACAGTATTACAGTTTTTTTCTGGTAGAACTGAAAGAACGTGGCTATAATGGATTCTTTAGTCCTAAATCTAGAGCTAGGACAATgtcagaacaagaaagaaaacatgttgATGGCTGTGCAATATTCTTCAAGACAGAAAA atttactTTGGTTCAGAAACACACTGTTGAATTTAATCAGCTAGCGATGGCAAATTCAGAAGGGTCTGAAGCTATGCTGAACAGAGTCATGACAAAAGATAACATTGGAGTTGCAGTACTGCTAGAACTTCGAAAGGAATTGATTGAAATGTCAT CTGGAAAGCCACATCTCGGAACAGAAAAACAACTGATTCTTGTGGCTAATGCTCATATGCATTGGGACCCTGAATACTCTGATGTGAAGTTGGTTCAGACAATGATGTTCCTCTCAGAAGTGAAGAACATTATTGACAAAGCCTCACGGAGCCTCCAGTCCAGTGTGTTGGGAGAGTTTGGAGCTATTCCACTGGTGTTGTGTGCAGATCTTAATTCTTTGCCAGACTCTG gtGTTGTAGAATATTTGAGCACTGGTGGAGTAGAAACAAACCATAAAGACTTTAAGGAGCTGAGATATAATGAAAGTCTCACAAACTTCAGCTGCAATGGGAAAAATGGGACGACCAATGGCAGGATCACGCATGGGTTCAAGTTAAAGAGTGCCTACGAGAGTGGCCTGATGCCCTACACGAACTACACCTTCGATTTCAAG CTTAGGACATTTTCTTGGACCAGCGACAACTTATCCATGAAACCCTGTGTTGTCATGAAAACTATCTACAGGAGAGAGAAGCTGCACAGTGAAAGATCTGGGCATCTGTGGACTGAATGTAATGGCTGGTATATGTacattctgatatttttaaatctttaa